One genomic segment of Linepithema humile isolate Giens D197 chromosome 5, Lhum_UNIL_v1.0, whole genome shotgun sequence includes these proteins:
- the LOC105676122 gene encoding protein stoned-B — MHKLAKGLKKKKKPKKGKKGGEEEEFDPEELERYRRERAEAQQKAEQAGQPAAGSDEWKKFQALTAGVDSVLKKTQDDLDRIKSTSFFQRKAPLEEKPDEAAKQEEAKKSSSKRWVGFDKEGNPIEAAPEVDGQDGKEDKLLVNEDGFVDVPEDEDEQEDSAEEDIFDTTYVDVLQNIDVQLAYIPDSPTEEEVGDDPFDTTSADKVLKTVDKKGNKLVSLGNAVEVLSGRIDHVSTCRLTKGRRPRLQQDLLLDDFEEAELPTAEAVAAEPIEVEKTLLDDDSDLPDIPVDLTKLPPVLPRPVTPVTPAVTQEDATVAEKTSNGPLDISEFEVLKEKTVLEEIPDLDDAEFDLNAAPDDEVRLEEADDPFAAKEPETVDFQTEIIEASFEAATFVDEADPFDTTIADNILPGKTELKFIEKELEELPVSEVSISLTDPAGFNRDYETGLLKLDGEQNNENDDSQLLKKDLLGGSATDLSQLVDQPIAPVEEITYVDPFDTSTVKELPPGQTELKVLEKELLGEQPSSCIEDDDDDDFDPRKDETSVKQSPANPPTRPPVPVKPKPVEPVFEVNFEENAEVEETKLGRKTSRPEILELAPAKAVAFELPTPSKRPDLLATSEEEKSLPSKPLTPYYSQKSIEESLPVEEEEVEVDPFDTSFVSNVAPGKTELKLIESELLKQEPRLPHSLSDHDFDPRSVAEPIRRQSDFTATSVTPGSLKLAQLQSSLIQKVEEEVIARQEPRRQESLLDAEVEVDAKPLTPKIESKPIEEEEISYSDPFDTSIATNILPGKAELKILESELQQIPQQPPRPKPINLPPVVSTVPIIVPEVDDEFDPRADEVKESTDFLSLDGQDPGDKVLTPLQNKDFAGLDDDVDPFDTSFATIEPGRTELKLLESELMKYLIRILKSASSDRVIMDSKGGNPFLMDDYAAEPGGGLPPQVSNPFLQDFSDAPTTGAGENPFLNFTSDQTYEPAVSVESTNPFATFGIESTAPSTVFGATDSINTPATNVFTSQSSDIFVTSDNASVDLFGSMTTTPTTIEEKQPPAVVSPPQQPATPAATPPSKNGKPLPSRPPPPPRPQPPPPPIQPAAKNTKDLILSVTGAMDATSNHLLDRLQATRTPSPTLMHSPSPTPEHSFADLLDVDSNVPDLIPDDSKIVEPPQNQDIMDLFDAPNMDVAASVIFSTSMTASTTNLVTGVPLTTTIKDNPFASMAEDTVPVSQVQPVFGTEYSEDVVSNEKRPSLTSATPFADIETEVEKSGAVLDFAEPAPAVQPVSTAAELFQAAEQASTGADASFFSVTDTTTTTPFGVAEAPPAPPPRPSFAPAAAAQPLFATSEVTQPVQNVFASDLLGDFGEPMKETGGGLISTSPIPGTEFPGNEAYRPEEELDNFAATTKAIEDTGDSFDAFASKFDRAAEPEINGGDPFLDAFGGPTAMDTSSDVWGDSSVAGSETAITGFGESEGFDSFLSMTAPPPDAAVKRSESAESDEGPDFSVFIKPKEGDQTTTAEGGPVPTLAPPPKSPQVAAYTDTSPRFNPFDKSGNAQDAVVSETAQTAEMARTDSQETPPTPLFDEDVSQPLEDFPRSIYLGDGWEMQLRQPNKKKITGQRFWKKIFVRLVLQGGSPILQLFNNKDDKDPFQELPLLACYSVSDIGAQQFDQYGKIFTVKLQYIFYKERPGVRPGQVTKAERITNKLSQFAAYAIQGDYQGVKEFGSDLKKLGLPVEHAPQISQLFKLGSQCFEDMKQFSCTVEEALFRLSAHRDRALHYKMEEVQVTVVDELYVEQNAEGHVDKQIARVRLFFLGFLSGMPDIELGINDMWRQGKEVVGRHDIIPVVTEEWIRLENVEFHSCVQQDEYEKSRIIKFKPPDACYIELMRFRVRPPKNRELPLQLKAVMCVTGNKVELRADILVPGFASRKLGQIPCEDVMVRFPIPECWIYLFRVEKHFRYGSVKSAHRRTGKIKGIERFLGAVDTLEPQLMEVTSGQAKYEHQHRAIVWRMPRLPKEGQGAYTTHQLVCRMALTSYDQIPENLSEYCYVEFTMPATQVSHTTARSVSLQNSDSDAPPEKYVRNLSRHEYRVGIEHTQGEGPGAYVTATIASKKIPESTPEVQEVVETPADSDSDSSE, encoded by the exons ATGCACAAGCTAGCCAAGGGcctgaagaagaagaaaaagccGAAGAAGGGCAAGAAGGGAGGAGAGGAGGAAGAGTTCGATCCCGAGGAGCTCGAGCGTTATCGGCGCGAGCGGGCAGAGGCCCAACAGAAAGCCGAGCAGGCTGGTCAGCCGGCCGCTGGATCCGACGAGTGGAAGAAGTTCCAGGCCTTGACCGCTGGCGTCGATTCGGTCTTAAAGAAGACCCAGGATGACCTCGATCGGATAAAATCTACCTCATTCTTCCAGCGTAAAGCGCCGTTGGAAGAGAAGCCGGACGAGGCGGCCAAGCAGGAGGAGGCGAAGAAATCGTCCTCGAAGAGGTGGGTAGGCTTCGACAAGGAGGGCAATCCGATCGAAGCCGCGCCGGAAGTCGACGGTCAGGACGGGAAGGAGGATAAACTTTTAGTGAATGAGGACGGTTTCGTGGACGTGCCGGAGGACGAGGATGAGCAGGAGGATTCTGCCGAAGAAGACATCTTCGACACCACTTACGTCGACGTTCTACAGAACATCGACGTACAATTAGCTTACATACCGGACAGTCCGACCGAAGAGGAGGTCGGAGACGATCCGTTCGACACCACCAGCGCCGACAAGGTTCTCAAGACAGTCGACAAGAAGGGCAACAAATTAGTCAGCTTAGGCAATGCCGTTGAGGTGTTGTCGGGTAGAATCGATCATGTAAGCACGTGCAGGCTCACGAAGGGAAGACGACCGAGGCTCCAGCAGGATCTGCTGTTGGACGACTTCGAGGAGGCGGAGCTGCCGACCGCGGAGGCCGTCGCGGCGGAGCCAATCGAGGTAGAAAAGACTCTGCTGGACGACGACAGCGATCTTCCCGACATCCCTGTCGATTTGACGAAATTGCCACCTGTACTGCCGAGACCAGTCACCCCCGTCACTCCCGCAGTCACTCAGGAAGACGCGACGGTCGCCGAGAAGACTTCAAACGGCCCGTTAGATATCTCCGAGTTCGAGGTGCTGAAAGAGAAGACCGTCTTGGAGGAGATTCCCGATTTGGACGACGCCGAGTTCGATCTGAACGCCGCGCCGGACGACGAGGTTCGTCTCGAGGAAGCCGACGATCCATTCGCCGCGAAGGAGCCTGAGACCGTTGATTTTCAGACGGAGATAATCGAGGCCAGCTTTGAGGCGGCCACTTTTGTCGACGAAGCCGATCCGTTCGACACTACAATCGCGGATAATATTTTGCCGGGTAAAACCGAGCTGAAATTCATCGAGAAGGAGCTCGAGGAACTGCCTGTCTCAGAAGTATCGATATCTCTCACTGATCCCGCCGGCTTCAACAGAGATTACGAGACTGGCTTACTGAAATTGGATGGCGAGCAGAATAATGAGAATGACGATTCACAGCTGCTTAAAAAGGACTTGCTAGGCGGCTCAGCGACCGATCTCAGCCAGTTGGTAGACCAGCCGATCGCGCCTGTGGAGGAAATCACCTACGTCGATCCTTTCGACACATCCACCGTAAAAGAGCTGCCGCCTGGCCAGACGGAGCTCAAGGTCTTGGAAAAAGAATTGCTCGGTGAGCAGCCCAGCAGCTGCAtcgaggacgacgacgacgacgatttCGATCCGAGAAAAGATGAAACGTCGGTGAAGCAATCGCCTGCGAATCCGCCGACTAGGCCCCCGGTGCCGGTCAAGCCAAAGCCGGTTGAACCCGTGTTCGAAGTTAACTTTGAAGAAAACGCCGAAGTCGAGGAGACAAAACTCGGGAGAAAAACCTCGCGACCGGAAATCCTCGAACTAGCCCCGGCTAAGGCGGTCGCGTTCGAGCTGCCGACACCGTCGAAGAGGCCCGATCTTCTCGCAACGAGCGAGGAGGAAAAGTCTCTACCTTCCAAGCCGCTGACGCCGTATTATTCGCAGAAATCTATAGAGGAATCGTTGCCGGTTGAAGAGGAGGAGGTCGAGGTTGATCCGTTTGACACCAGCTTTGTCAGTAACGTCGCACCGGGCAAAACCGAGCTCAAGCTCATCGAGTCGGAATTACTGAAGCAGGAGCCTAGGCTGCCTCACAGTTTAAGCGACCACGATTTTGATCCGAGATCTGTCGCAGAGCCGATCAGACGGCAGAGCGATTTTACAGCCACTTCGGTCACGCCGGGTAGCTTGAAGCTCGCGCAGCTGCAATCGTCGCTGATACAGAAGGTCGAGGAAGAGGTGATCGCGAGACAGGAACCCCGGCGGCAGGAGAGTCTGCTGGATGCAGAGGTCGAAGTCGATGCGAAGCCTTTGACGCCGAAAATCGAGAGCAAACCCatcgaagaagaagaaatctCCTATTCGGATCCGTTTGATACCTCCATCGCCACTAATATTTTACCGGGCAAAGCGGAGCTGAAAATATTAGAGAGCGAGCTACAACAGATACCTCAGCAACCGCCGCGGCCGAAACCTATCAATCTACCGCCGGTAGTGTCGACCGTTCCGATAATAGTTCCGGAAGTCGACGACGAATTCGATCCGAGAGCGGACGAGGTGAAAGAATCCACGGATTTTCTCTCTCTGGACGGGCAGGATCCAGGCGATAAAGTGCTAACGCCGCTTCAAAACAAGGATTTCGCCGGCTTGGACGACGACGTGGATCCTTTCGACACGAGTTTCGCCACTATCGAGCCTGGACGGACCGAATTAAAACTACTTGAATCAGAACTGATGAAGTA CTTAATTAGAATTCTTAAATCAGCCTCAAGTGATCGAGTCATCATGGATTCTAAGGGTGGAAATCCGTTCTTAATGGACGACTATGCGGCGGAGCCGGGAGGCGGCTTGCCCCCGCAGGTCTCGAATCCTTTCCTGCAAGATTTCTCCGACGCGCCGACCACCGGCGCGGGCGAGAATCCTTTCCTGAACTTCACCAGCGATCAGACTTACGAGCCCGCGGTGTCCGTCGAGTCAACCAATCCGTTCGCCACCTTCGGCATCGAAAGTACCGCTCCGAGCACCGTGTTCGGCGCGACCGACAGTATAAATACGCCAGCAACCAATGTCTTCACTAGCCAATCATCCGACATCTTCGTCACGTCCGATAACGCGAGCGTGGATCTTTTCGGCTCGATGACGACGACGCCGACGACAATAGAGGAGAAACAACCGCCGGCGGTCGTCAGTCCGCCGCAACAGCCGGCTACGCCAGCGGCGACGCCTCCGTCGAAGAACGGAAAACCGCTACCGTCgaggccgccgccgccgccaagACCGCAGCCTCCGCCACCACCGATACAACCGGCCGCCAAGAACACGAAGGACCTGATACTGTCGGTCACCGGAGCCATGGACGCGACCTCGAATCATCTCCTGGATCGCCTGCAGGCGACGAGAACGCCCAGTCCGACGCTCATGCACTCGCCGTCGCCCACTCCGGAGCACAGCTTTGCCGATCTGCTGGACGTCGATAGCAACGTGCCGGATCTGATTCCGGACGACAGTAAAATCGTCGAGCCGCCGCAAAACCAGGACATCATGGATCTCTTCGACGCGCCCAACATGGACGTCGCCGCGAGCGTTATCTTCTCCACTTCTATGACCGCGAGCACCACGAATCTGGTCACCGGAGTCCCGCTGACCACCACCATCAAGGATAATCCTTTCGCGAGTATGGCCGAGGACACGGTGCCGGTCTCGCAGGTGCAGCCTGTTTTTGGAACGGAATACTCGGAGGATGTTGTCAGTAACGAGAAACGGCCCTCTCTGACTTCCGCCACTCCTTTTGCCGACATAGAAACGGAAGTCGAAAAATCTGGCGCTGTCTTGGACTTCGCGGAACCTGCTCCCGCGGTTCAACCCGTGTCGACGGCTGCCGAGCTCTTCCAAG cAGCGGAACAAGCTTCCACCGGTGCCGACGCAAGCTTCTTCTCCGTGACGGATACAACAACAACAACGCCGTTTGGCGTGGCCGAAGCACCGCCCGCGCCACCACCGAGACCATCTTTCGCGCCAGCAGCAGCTGCTCAGCCCTTGTTCGCGACCTCGGAAGTCACACAACCCGTTCAAAATGTCTTTGCTTCGGATCTGCTGGGCGACTTTGGAGAACCAATGAAAGAGACCGGCGGCGGCCTGATTTCCACCAGTCCGATTCCCGGAACGGAGTTTCCTGGAAATGAGGCTTACCGGCCCGAGGAAGAGTTGGACAACTTCGCAGCGACAACGAAGGCAATCGAGGACACAGGCGACTCGTTCGACGCTTTCGCGTCCAAGTTCGACAGAGCCGCCGAACCGGAAATCAACGGTGGAGATCCATTCTTGGATGCTTTCGGCGGTCCAACCGCTATGGATACTTCTAGCGACG TTTGGGGAGACTCGTCGGTGGCTGGTTCAGAAACAGCGATCACCGGTTTTGGAGAATCTGAAGGTTTCGATTCTTTTTTGAGTATGACAGCTCCACCGCCTGACGCGGCAGTGAAAAGATCCGAGTCTGCGGAATCGGACGAGGGACCGGATTTCAGTGTATTTATCAA ACCGAAGGAAGGAGATCAGACGACAACAGCGGAAGGTGGGCCTGTACCCACGTTAGCACCGCCACCGAAGAGTCCTCAGGTAGCCGCGTATACGGATACCTCGCCGCGTTTCAATCCCTTTGATAAATCCGGGAATGCGCAGGATGCTGTGGTATCCGAAACTGCTCAGACAGCCGAAATGGCTAGAACAGATTCCCAG gaaaCCCCGCCTACTCCTTTGTTTGACGAAGATGTCAGCCAACCTCTCGAGGATTTCCCGAGATCGATTTACTTGGGTGACGGCTGGGAGATGCAATTGCGACAACCGAATAAGAAGAAGATCACAGGACAACGATTCTGGAAAAAGATCTTCGTTAGATTGGTTTTGCAGGGTGGCAGTCCGATTCTCCAGCTGTTCAACAATAAAGACGACAAAGATCCGTTTCAAGAATTACCTCTGCTCGCTTGTTATTCAGTGTCGGACATCGGCGCTCAACAATTCGATCAATACGGAAAGATCTTTACGGTGAAATTGCAATACATTTTCTACAAGGAGAGACCTGGCGTACGGCCTGGTCAAGTCACGAAGGCGGAAAGGATCACGAACAAACTCAGTCAGTTCGCGGCATACGCTATTCAAGGAGATTATCAAGGTGTCAAAGAGTTCGGAAGCGATCTAAAAAAATTGGGTCTTCCTGTCGAACACGCGCCTCAG ATCTCTCAGTTATTCAAGCTCGGTTCTCAATGTTTTGAAGACATGAAACAATTTTCCTGCACCGTCGAGGAAGCTCTCTTCAGGTTATCGGCGCACCGAGACCGGGCGCTACATTACAAAATGGAAGAGGTTCAGGTGACGGTCGTAGATGAGTTGTATGTCGAGCAAAACGCCGAAGGTCACGTAGACAAACAGATCGCACGTGTTCGTCTCTTCTTCCTGGGATTTCTTTCCG GTATGCCTGATATAGAATTAGGAATAAATGATATGTGGCGACAGGGTAAAGAAGTCGTTGGCAGACACGATATTATCCCCGTCGTGACGGAAGAATGGATTCGCCTGGAGAATGTTGAGTTCCATTCGTGTGTCCAGCAGGACGAGTACGAGAAATCGCGGATAATAAA GTTCAAGCCGCCGGATGCATGTTATATTGAATTGATGCGATTCCGTGTAAGACCGCCTAAAAACAGGGAACTGCCGCTTCAGCTAAAAGCTGTTATGTGCGTCACTGGAAACAAG GTGGAGTTGAGAGCGGATATTCTCGTGCCGGGTTTTGCATCCAGGAAACTAGGCCAAATACCATGCGAAGACGTGATGGTTCGCTTTCCGATACCCGAGTGCTGGATCTACCTCTTCAGGGTGGAAAAGCATTTCAGGTACGGCTCGGTAAAATCGGCGCACAGAAGAACTGGCAAAATTAAGGGTATCGAGAGATTTTTGGGCGCCGTCGACACGTTGGAGCCACAGCTGATGGAAGTCACTTCTGGTCAGGCGAAATACGAACATCAACATCGCGCTATCGTATGGAGGATGCCCAGGTTGCCAAAGGAGGGGCAAG GTGCATACACCACGCATCAGCTGGTTTGCCGTATGGCTCTCACTTCCTATGACCAGATTCCTGAAAATCTCTCAGAATACTGTTACGTGGAGTTCACGATGCCTGCGACACAAGTATCCCATACAACTGCGAGAAGTGTCAGCCTCCAAAACAGCGACAGTGACGCGCCGCCGGAAAAGTATGTCCGAAATTTGTCGCGGCACGAATACAG GGTGGGAATCGAACATACGCAAGGCGAAGGGCCGGGTGCATACGTCACGGCTACAATCGCATCGAAGAAAATCCCGGAAAGCACGCCGGAAGTTCAGGAAGTGGTCGAAACGCCGGCCGACTCCGATTCCGATTCCTCGGAGTAA